One part of the Magallana gigas chromosome 5, xbMagGiga1.1, whole genome shotgun sequence genome encodes these proteins:
- the LOC105340660 gene encoding interaptin, with product MTTERDVSKEGAAIDAADCDRDSLEDLTFAAVDDAKGSKETKEQQDVASHKFECVNDIVPISCETHANGDDNDHSSKSTNSTGGSLESIESNASRHLDKHTLKEGDFKKFFTESHHPSKLFDHKISRRRTIAGVTAIPKASSTKDLHRQTSEFGRHIPLKPLGNTSRSDEHPRETVSSRLRFAKGHVSHDLQECDGKTYVTPTQRKEMEMKTLKGEIKQLKKDVAERVEEIDLLKKNLDKEAADIIESKDLKIQEIRAELKTMTSCQDELKVSYDESLQKISSLEKTVNELKAAIAENDKKNGQIYYEMYRKGQESAKFERNFEIERLAAISGKSTSVTTRELLEKLMNTETELAKWQSFRRQESYEQADRPETEAAAILRFLKDSFYHYITDQKQSDNHLRAMIRIFNFTEPQKKRIASAIAERINKKNSL from the exons ATGACAACAGAAAGGGATGTCAGTAAAGAAGGAGCGGCAATCGATGCTGCAGATTGTGACAGAGACAGTTTGGAAGATTTAACTTTTGCCGCGGTGGATGATGCGAAAGGgtcaaaagaaacaaaagaacaGCAAGATGTTGCAAGTCATAAATTCGAGTGCGTCAATGACATTGTTCCTATCAGTTGTGAAACACATGCTAATGGTGACGACAACGACCATTCAAGTAAGTCTACAAATAGTACAGGAGGGAGTCTAGAAAGCATTGAAAGTAACGCATCGAGGCATTTGGACAAACACACTTTAAAAGAGGGGGATTTTAAGAAGTTTTTCACAGAGTCACATCATCCTTCCAAGTTGTTTGATCACAAAATCAGCAGACGTCGTACCATTGCTGGTGTTACTGCCATTCCAAAAGCAAGTTCAACAAAAGATCTTCATCGGCAGACCTCGGAATTTGGACGACATATCCCCCTGAAACCTCTTGGGAATACATCCAGATCTGACGAACATCCACGAGAGACGGTATCAAGTAGACTGAGATTCGCCAAAGGTCACGTGTCTCATGACCTACAGGAGTGTGACGGCAAAACGTATGTCACTCCAACACAGCGCAAGGAGATGGAAATGAAGACACTTAAAGGGGAAATCAAACAACTGAAGAAAGATGTCGCTGAACGAGTGGAAGAAATCGACTTGCTGAAGAAAAACCTCGATAAGGAAGCGGCAGATATCATTGAGAGTAAAGATCTCAAAATTCAGGAAATTCGGGCTGAACTGAAAACCATGACGTCGTGTCAGGATGAGCTGAAGGTTTCATATGATGAATCTTTACAAAAGATTTCCTCTCTTGAAAAGACTGTAAATGAACTTAAG GCTGCAATCgctgaaaatgataaaaagaatgGACAGATATACTATGAAATGTATCGGAAAGGCCAAGAATCAGCAAAATTTGAAAGGAATTTCGAG ATTGAAAGACTAGCAGCCATATCCGGGAAATCTACGTCTGTAACGACTCGGGAGCTTTTAGAAAAACTGATGAACACCGAAACGGAGCTGGCCAAATGGCAGTCCTTCCGGCGACAGGAATCCTACGAACAGGCTGACCGACCAGAAACAGAGGCGGCGGCCATTTTACGGTTCCTGAAGGACTCGTTCTACCATTACATCACTGATCAGAAACAGTCTGACAACCATCTCCGGGCCATGATCCGCATATTTAATTTCACTGAACCACAGAAGAAGAGGATAGCTAGTGCAATTGCCGAGCGTATCAACAAAAAGAACAGTTTGTAG